The following proteins come from a genomic window of Achromobacter deleyi:
- a CDS encoding MFS transporter → MAGRGPSADPRPMTKDERRVIFASSLGTVFEWYDFYLYGSLAAIIAQHFFSGVNPTAGFIFALLAFAAGFAVRPFGALVFGRLGDLVGRKYTFLVTIVLMGLSTFLVGVLPSYASIGLAAPAILIVLRLLQGLALGGEYGGAATYVAEHAPHGRRGFYTSWIQTTATLGLFLSLLVILGIRTVMGEDDFKAWGWRIPFLISVVLLGISVWIRLQLNESPTFQRMKEEGKGSKAPIKESFGQWKNLKVVILALLGLTAGQAVVWYTGQFYALFFLTQTLKVDANTANIMIAIALLIGTPFFVIFGALSDKIGRKPIIMAGCLIAAATYFPIFQGLTHFANPALEKAQATAPVTVIADPSTCSFQFNPVGTSSFTSSCDVVKSFMARNSVNYKNEAAPAGAVAKVKIGNDEFASFDGKTMAPADFKAKAAELDKALTTAIRSHGYPAKADPAQSNNVMVVVLLTILVIYVTMVYGPIAAMLVEMFPTRIRYTSMSLPYHIGNGWFGGFLPPVAFAVVAATGNIYDGLWYPIIIAVMTLVIGTLFVRESKDNDINA, encoded by the coding sequence ATGGCAGGTCGCGGTCCATCCGCGGATCCGCGCCCGATGACCAAGGATGAACGCCGCGTCATCTTTGCCTCGTCGCTGGGCACGGTGTTCGAGTGGTACGACTTTTATCTGTACGGTTCGCTGGCGGCCATCATCGCCCAGCACTTCTTCTCCGGCGTGAACCCGACCGCGGGCTTCATCTTCGCGCTGCTGGCCTTCGCCGCCGGCTTCGCGGTGCGTCCGTTCGGCGCGCTGGTGTTCGGCCGCCTGGGCGACCTGGTCGGACGTAAATACACCTTCCTGGTCACCATCGTGCTGATGGGCCTGTCCACCTTCCTGGTGGGCGTGCTGCCCAGCTACGCCAGCATCGGCCTGGCCGCTCCCGCCATCCTGATCGTGCTGCGCCTGCTGCAAGGCCTGGCGCTGGGCGGCGAATACGGCGGCGCCGCGACCTACGTCGCCGAGCACGCGCCGCACGGCCGCCGCGGCTTCTACACGTCGTGGATCCAGACCACCGCCACGCTCGGCCTGTTCCTGTCGCTGCTGGTGATCCTGGGCATCCGCACGGTCATGGGCGAAGACGACTTCAAGGCCTGGGGCTGGCGCATTCCGTTCCTGATCTCGGTCGTGCTGCTCGGCATCTCGGTGTGGATCCGCCTGCAGCTGAACGAATCGCCGACCTTCCAGCGCATGAAGGAAGAAGGCAAGGGTTCGAAGGCGCCGATCAAGGAATCGTTCGGCCAGTGGAAGAACCTGAAGGTCGTGATCCTGGCGCTGCTGGGCCTGACCGCCGGCCAGGCCGTGGTCTGGTACACGGGCCAGTTCTACGCCCTGTTCTTCCTGACGCAGACGCTGAAGGTCGATGCCAACACCGCCAACATCATGATCGCGATCGCGCTGCTGATCGGCACGCCGTTCTTCGTGATCTTCGGCGCGCTGTCTGACAAGATCGGCCGCAAGCCCATCATCATGGCGGGCTGCCTGATCGCCGCGGCGACCTACTTCCCGATCTTCCAGGGCCTGACGCACTTCGCCAACCCCGCGCTCGAAAAGGCGCAGGCGACTGCCCCGGTCACGGTCATCGCCGACCCCTCCACCTGCTCGTTCCAGTTCAACCCGGTGGGCACCTCGTCGTTCACCAGCTCGTGCGACGTGGTCAAGTCGTTCATGGCGCGCAATTCGGTGAACTACAAGAACGAAGCGGCCCCGGCCGGCGCGGTCGCCAAGGTCAAGATCGGCAACGACGAGTTCGCCTCGTTCGACGGCAAGACCATGGCGCCGGCCGACTTCAAGGCCAAGGCCGCCGAACTGGACAAGGCCCTGACCACCGCGATCCGCAGCCACGGCTACCCCGCCAAGGCCGATCCGGCGCAAAGCAACAACGTCATGGTCGTCGTGCTGCTGACCATCCTGGTGATCTACGTGACCATGGTGTACGGCCCGATCGCGGCGATGCTGGTGGAAATGTTCCCGACCCGCATCCGCTACACCTCGATGAGCCTGCCGTACCACATCGGCAACGGCTGGTTCGGCGGCTTCCTGCCCCCGGTCGCCTTCGCCGTGGTGGCCGCCACCGGCAACATCTACGACGGCCTGTGGTACCCGATCATCATCGCGGTCATGACCCTGGTCATCGGCACGCTGTTCGTGCGCGAATCCAAGGACAACGACATCAACGCCTAA
- a CDS encoding sensor histidine kinase yields MLAPLFLLWPMSVAITYVVAQNIANVPYDRALANNLHVLTRQVHAQDGRAVLRMTDPARDVLRADETDSVFWLALGSRGEYLGGDRALPLPASVGQPRPGEVQYEDDTLRGFGVRLAFTWVDLNLPNTQPALLIVAETVEKRTQLANDIIKGVIIPQFVVLPIAVLLVWFGLSRGVAPLNALQQRLRARRPDDLSPIDERAAPSEIAPLVAAMNDLLDRLSDNVQAQRRFVADAAHQLKTPLAGLRTQAELALRDASPEEMQASLRQLVTGSERATRLVNQLLLLARAENPSAIGLAATDLNAIAYEQAMHWVPQALSLGTDLGFEGSETPVEINGNPLLLAELLNNLVDNALRYTPRGGHITVRVQALGDQGVLEVEDSGPGIAPEERERVFDRFYRVLGTLSDGSGLGLAIVREIAQKHQATVVVTDHPTPHSNLPGTRIRVVFPLYVEPVDDLGD; encoded by the coding sequence ATGCTGGCGCCACTGTTCCTGCTGTGGCCGATGAGCGTCGCCATCACCTACGTGGTGGCGCAGAACATCGCCAACGTGCCCTACGACCGCGCCCTGGCCAACAACCTGCACGTGCTGACGCGCCAGGTCCACGCCCAGGACGGCCGCGCGGTGCTGCGCATGACCGACCCGGCGCGCGATGTGCTGCGCGCCGACGAAACCGACAGCGTGTTCTGGCTGGCGCTCGGCAGCCGCGGCGAATACCTGGGCGGCGACCGCGCCCTGCCCCTGCCCGCCTCGGTCGGCCAGCCGCGGCCCGGCGAGGTCCAGTACGAGGACGACACCCTGCGCGGCTTCGGCGTCCGGCTGGCCTTCACCTGGGTCGACCTGAACCTGCCCAATACCCAGCCGGCGCTGCTGATCGTGGCCGAGACGGTCGAAAAGCGCACCCAGCTGGCCAACGACATCATCAAGGGCGTGATCATTCCGCAGTTCGTGGTGCTGCCGATCGCGGTGCTGCTGGTGTGGTTCGGGCTGTCGCGCGGCGTCGCGCCGCTCAATGCGCTGCAGCAGCGGCTGCGGGCGCGGCGGCCGGACGACCTGTCGCCGATCGACGAACGCGCCGCGCCCTCCGAGATCGCGCCGCTGGTCGCGGCCATGAACGACCTGCTCGACCGGCTGTCGGACAACGTCCAGGCGCAGCGCCGTTTCGTCGCCGATGCCGCGCACCAGCTGAAGACCCCGCTGGCGGGCCTGCGCACCCAGGCCGAGCTGGCCCTGCGCGACGCCAGCCCCGAGGAGATGCAGGCCAGCCTGCGCCAGCTGGTGACCGGCTCCGAGCGCGCCACCCGGCTGGTGAACCAGCTGTTGCTGCTGGCGCGGGCGGAAAACCCCAGCGCCATCGGCCTGGCCGCCACCGACCTGAACGCCATCGCCTACGAACAGGCGATGCACTGGGTGCCGCAGGCGCTGTCGCTCGGCACCGACCTGGGCTTCGAGGGCTCCGAGACCCCGGTGGAGATCAACGGCAACCCGCTGCTGCTGGCCGAGTTGCTCAACAACCTGGTGGACAACGCGCTGCGCTACACGCCGCGCGGCGGCCACATCACGGTGCGCGTGCAGGCGCTGGGGGATCAGGGCGTGCTGGAGGTCGAGGACTCCGGCCCCGGCATCGCGCCGGAAGAGCGCGAGCGCGTGTTCGACCGCTTCTACCGCGTGCTCGGCACGCTGTCGGACGGCAGCGGGCTCGGCCTGGCCATCGTCAGGGAGATCGCGCAGAAGCACCAGGCGACCGTCGTCGTCACCGACCATCCGACCCCGCACTCGAACCTTCCGGGCACCCGCATCCGGGTGGTCTTCCCGCTCTACGTCGAGCCGGTCGACGACCTCGGCGACTGA